One genomic region from bacterium HR17 encodes:
- the cpnA gene encoding Cyclopentanol dehydrogenase: MRLCNKVALIVGAGGPMGTAVATLFAQEGAKVILAARRPEPLQELAQRIARTGGEATFVTGDALTLDGAQRMVAYALDRYGRLDILYHNVGDYAFGDKPLAETDDSEWRYLVDVNLNSAFFPCRFAVPALRQSGGGVIVLVSAALTVRQNAHAGYAAAKAGLIGLTHNLARALKPFNIRVHCLCPAGIGQLKSSGCIGLPTPNLNRSGEPEDVAYAALFLCSDEAAWLTGVVLDIDGGARLFA; this comes from the coding sequence ATGCGACTGTGCAACAAGGTGGCTCTGATTGTCGGAGCAGGCGGTCCGATGGGGACAGCGGTCGCCACGCTGTTTGCGCAGGAAGGAGCGAAAGTCATTTTGGCGGCGCGCCGACCGGAACCGCTGCAAGAGTTGGCACAACGCATCGCGCGAACCGGCGGCGAAGCGACCTTTGTGACGGGCGATGCGTTGACACTTGACGGCGCGCAACGGATGGTCGCTTATGCCCTTGACCGTTACGGGCGGCTGGACATCCTTTACCACAATGTCGGCGATTACGCTTTCGGCGACAAACCGCTGGCGGAGACGGACGACAGCGAATGGCGCTACCTCGTGGATGTCAACCTCAACAGCGCTTTCTTTCCGTGTCGTTTCGCCGTCCCGGCATTGCGACAGAGCGGTGGGGGCGTCATCGTGTTAGTGTCGGCGGCGCTGACGGTGCGGCAAAACGCCCATGCAGGTTACGCCGCCGCCAAAGCGGGGCTGATTGGCTTAACTCACAACCTCGCCCGGGCTCTTAAGCCCTTCAACATCCGCGTCCATTGCCTTTGCCCGGCGGGCATCGGGCAACTCAAAAGTAGCGGCTGCATCGGGTTGCCGACACCCAATTTGAACCGTTCGGGTGAGCCTGAAGATGTGGCGTATGCCGCTTTATTTCTTTGCTCCGATGAAGCGGCGTGGCTGACGGGTGTCGTGCTGGACATCGACGGTGGCGCGCGGTTGTTCGCGTGA
- the fabG_4 gene encoding 3-oxoacyl-[acyl-carrier-protein] reductase, translated as MVGDHLRGKVAIVTGSGRGIGKAIALRLASAGADVVVHDENEQAPSKFGESHSLEEVAEHVRAKGRRALALFGDLTVPGNCQRIAETTVTTFGRIDILVNNAGGDIGATDEKPEPNDLFIADPDLHAVIHRNLLTAIYMCRAVVPVMMEQRAGKIVNIASIAAFVGVPREIAYATAKAGVVQFTRCLAAMLRPYGITVNAVAPGNTLTGRFLATLRQRGLSEEHIKPKGLLERFAEPDDIAKVVEFFVSDWANFVTGQTLLVDGGMSLGRVAR; from the coding sequence ATGGTGGGTGACCATTTGCGGGGTAAAGTCGCTATCGTCACGGGTTCAGGACGCGGCATCGGTAAAGCGATTGCGCTGCGGTTGGCAAGCGCAGGGGCAGATGTCGTCGTCCACGACGAAAATGAACAGGCGCCGAGCAAGTTCGGCGAAAGCCACAGCCTTGAGGAAGTCGCTGAGCATGTGCGGGCAAAAGGGCGCCGTGCCCTCGCCCTGTTCGGCGACTTGACAGTGCCCGGCAATTGCCAGCGCATCGCAGAAACGACGGTGACAACCTTCGGGCGCATTGACATTCTGGTCAATAACGCAGGTGGCGATATCGGAGCGACAGACGAAAAGCCAGAGCCCAATGACCTGTTCATCGCTGACCCCGACTTGCACGCCGTCATCCACCGCAACTTGCTGACAGCGATTTACATGTGCCGTGCTGTCGTGCCCGTGATGATGGAGCAGCGTGCAGGCAAGATTGTCAACATCGCGTCTATCGCTGCCTTCGTCGGCGTTCCCCGCGAAATCGCTTATGCGACCGCCAAAGCGGGCGTCGTGCAGTTCACCCGTTGCCTCGCAGCGATGTTGCGCCCTTACGGTATCACCGTCAACGCTGTCGCCCCCGGCAACACGCTAACAGGGCGTTTTCTGGCGACTTTGCGCCAACGGGGGTTGTCTGAAGAGCACATCAAGCCTAAAGGTCTGCTGGAACGCTTTGCTGAACCTGACGACATCGCGAAGGTCGTGGAGTTTTTCGTCAGCGACTGGGCGAACTTCGTGACAGGGCAAACGCTGCTTGTAGACGGTGGCATGTCGCTGGGGCGCGTCGCCCGTTGA